From Mesorhizobium sp. AR02, a single genomic window includes:
- a CDS encoding hydantoinase/oxoprolinase family protein, with translation MIRIGIDVGGTNTDAVVMDGTQVVAGVKSATTADVMSGVVNALKDVLAASRMAASAVDVVMIGTTHFTNAVVQRRDLAPTAAVRLGLPATASLPPMVDWPEDLKTAIGNHAWLAHGGNEFDGRVISPLNEEELLGIAAEIKVRGINSIAITSVLSPVSNEFEKRAGEIFAKALPGAHITLSSDIGRIGLLERENAAIMNACLRDLSAHVIEAFRKAIAETGIRGRFFLTQNDGTLMDAAFAEKFPVLTFASGPTNSMRGAAFLSGVDDAIVVDIGGTTSDVGSLQNGFPRQATVAVEVGGVRTNFRMPDVFSIGLGGGSLVVDGEHGVKVGPTSVGYRINTEALIFGGETLTTTDITVAAGNAELGDKARVAQLPKDLLDRTQAKILSMLEDCVERSRLSPGPLPVIVVGGGSILVNGPIGGLEVIKPNHFGVANAVGAAIAQVSGEIDRVYALAEIGRDQALDDAKARAIDAAVAAGASRDSVEIVDVEDVPLAYLPGNATRVRVKAVGELHVA, from the coding sequence ATGATTAGAATTGGGATCGATGTCGGTGGCACCAATACCGATGCCGTCGTGATGGATGGCACGCAAGTGGTGGCCGGCGTCAAGTCCGCAACCACGGCCGATGTCATGAGCGGCGTCGTCAATGCGCTGAAGGATGTGCTGGCCGCATCCAGAATGGCGGCAAGTGCCGTCGATGTGGTGATGATCGGCACCACGCATTTCACCAATGCCGTCGTACAGCGCCGCGATTTGGCGCCGACGGCTGCGGTTCGCCTCGGCCTGCCAGCGACCGCCTCGCTGCCGCCGATGGTCGATTGGCCCGAGGACCTGAAGACGGCGATCGGCAACCATGCCTGGCTTGCCCATGGCGGCAATGAATTCGATGGTCGGGTGATCTCCCCGCTCAACGAAGAAGAGCTCTTGGGCATCGCCGCGGAGATCAAGGTGAGAGGCATCAATTCGATCGCTATCACCTCGGTCCTATCGCCGGTTTCCAACGAATTCGAGAAGCGCGCCGGCGAGATTTTCGCCAAGGCGCTGCCGGGTGCGCATATCACCCTTTCCTCCGATATCGGCCGCATCGGCCTGCTCGAGCGCGAAAATGCGGCGATCATGAATGCTTGCCTTCGCGATCTCTCGGCCCACGTAATCGAAGCCTTCCGCAAGGCCATTGCCGAGACCGGCATCAGGGGCCGCTTCTTCCTGACCCAGAATGACGGCACGCTTATGGACGCGGCCTTTGCCGAGAAATTCCCGGTGCTCACCTTCGCCTCAGGGCCGACCAATTCCATGCGTGGTGCCGCTTTCCTGTCGGGTGTCGATGACGCTATCGTTGTCGATATCGGCGGCACGACGTCGGACGTCGGTTCGCTGCAGAACGGCTTCCCGCGCCAGGCGACGGTTGCCGTCGAAGTGGGTGGGGTGCGCACCAATTTCCGCATGCCGGATGTGTTTTCGATTGGCCTCGGCGGCGGCTCGCTGGTGGTGGACGGCGAACATGGCGTCAAGGTCGGCCCGACCTCGGTCGGTTATCGCATCAACACCGAGGCGCTGATCTTTGGCGGCGAGACGCTGACCACGACCGACATCACCGTTGCTGCCGGCAATGCCGAGCTTGGCGACAAGGCCAGGGTGGCGCAATTGCCGAAAGACCTGCTCGACCGCACCCAGGCGAAAATCCTTTCCATGCTGGAGGATTGCGTGGAGCGCTCGCGCCTTTCGCCCGGCCCCCTTCCCGTCATCGTCGTCGGGGGCGGTTCGATCCTGGTCAATGGTCCGATCGGCGGCCTTGAGGTCATCAAGCCCAACCATTTCGGTGTCGCCAATGCCGTCGGGGCTGCAATCGCCCAGGTCTCCGGCGAGATCGATCGCGTCTACGCGCTGGCCGAAATCGGCCGCGATCAGGCGCTCGACGATGCCAAGGCGCGTGCCATCGATGCCGCTGTGGCAGCGGGCGCGTCGCGCGACAGCGTCGAGATCGTCGATGTAGAGGATGTGCCGCTCGCCTATCTGCCAGGCAATGCCACGCGCGTGCGCGTCAAAGCCGTGGGTGAATTGCATGTCGCGTGA
- a CDS encoding ATP-binding cassette domain-containing protein, with the protein MTGPMLEIRNLSRCFPIRNALGRHIGEVRAVDDVCFSIERGAVYGLAGESGSGKSTIARLIMGLETPSYGEIRIDGEMIAAGAHSRAHGKKVQMVFQNPGSSLNPRRTVGQSVAVPLDAHGFPSLQRAQRISELLEMVQLPANFAERFPHELSGGQKQRVAIARALAVAPKLLVLDEPTSALDVSVQAKVIDLLVDLGRRLDLTYLFISHDLSLMRNFASRVGILYRGKLVETGKTDEVFYRPQHAYTQLLLASVPVISAEEVAMRPKIQLIDGEIPTAEKLIELRGASAAAQASNANKTSTRNNQDD; encoded by the coding sequence ATGACTGGGCCGATGCTCGAAATCCGTAACCTGTCGCGGTGCTTCCCAATCCGCAACGCACTTGGCCGTCACATTGGCGAAGTGCGCGCGGTGGACGACGTCTGTTTCTCTATCGAGCGCGGCGCCGTCTATGGCCTCGCCGGCGAAAGCGGTTCGGGCAAGTCGACGATCGCACGGCTAATCATGGGGCTGGAGACGCCGAGCTATGGCGAAATCCGGATCGACGGCGAGATGATCGCGGCCGGTGCGCATTCGCGCGCCCATGGCAAGAAAGTCCAGATGGTGTTCCAGAACCCGGGCTCATCGCTGAACCCGCGGCGGACAGTGGGCCAGTCGGTCGCTGTCCCGCTCGACGCCCATGGCTTCCCGTCGCTGCAGCGCGCGCAACGGATTTCGGAATTGCTGGAAATGGTGCAATTGCCGGCAAATTTCGCCGAGCGTTTTCCGCATGAGCTTTCCGGCGGTCAGAAACAGCGCGTCGCCATTGCCCGCGCACTCGCTGTGGCGCCGAAACTGCTGGTGCTGGACGAGCCGACTTCGGCGCTCGACGTATCGGTACAGGCCAAGGTCATCGACCTGCTGGTCGATCTCGGCCGGCGGCTCGACCTGACCTATCTTTTCATCTCGCACGATCTCAGCCTGATGCGCAATTTCGCCAGCCGTGTCGGCATCCTCTATCGGGGCAAGCTCGTCGAGACCGGGAAGACCGACGAGGTCTTCTACCGTCCCCAGCATGCCTACACGCAACTGCTTCTCGCCTCGGTGCCGGTGATCTCGGCCGAGGAGGTTGCGATGCGCCCCAAGATTCAGCTGATCGACGGTGAGATTCCGACGGCCGAGAAACTCATCGAACTCAGGGGAGCCTCCGCCGCCGCTCAGGCGTCGAATGCAAACAAGACTTCAACGAGGAACAACCAGGATGATTAG
- a CDS encoding ABC transporter ATP-binding protein: protein MSGALLSVRDLSVEFTTYGRTNRVLHNVSLDVPAHSQVALVGESGSGKTVTMKAIMGLLREPPARITSGRILYGGADLMTMPVSERLKLRGTAMSMVFQDPMSSLNPVFTVGDQMGTILKYADKRLGRSRGRRERMARVHDVLEQVRMHDPERLTRSYPIQLSGGMRQRILIAMALLSEPRLLIADEPGTALDVTTQAQILKLLKDLVQARGLALLMITHNLGVVRETSHHVYVMNKGAVVEEGPTAAIFEAPKSDYTRSLIAAVPRLTGGMRFGSAEVGA from the coding sequence ATGAGCGGGGCTTTGCTTTCCGTCCGGGATCTCTCTGTCGAGTTCACGACCTATGGCCGTACCAATCGGGTGCTCCACAACGTCTCGCTCGACGTGCCGGCCCATTCGCAGGTGGCTTTGGTGGGTGAGAGCGGTTCCGGCAAAACAGTGACGATGAAGGCGATCATGGGCCTGCTGCGCGAGCCGCCGGCCCGCATCACCTCCGGCCGTATCCTCTATGGTGGCGCCGACTTGATGACCATGCCGGTTAGTGAGCGGCTGAAGCTGCGCGGCACGGCGATGTCGATGGTGTTCCAGGACCCAATGAGTTCGCTCAATCCGGTCTTCACCGTCGGTGACCAGATGGGCACCATCCTCAAATATGCCGACAAACGTCTTGGCCGCTCGCGCGGCCGCCGCGAGCGTATGGCGCGGGTGCATGACGTGCTCGAACAGGTCAGAATGCACGATCCGGAGCGGCTGACCCGCTCCTACCCCATCCAGCTTTCCGGCGGTATGCGCCAGCGCATCCTGATCGCCATGGCCCTGCTCAGCGAACCCAGGCTCTTGATCGCCGACGAGCCGGGCACGGCCCTCGATGTGACCACGCAGGCGCAGATACTGAAGCTCCTGAAAGATCTTGTCCAGGCGCGCGGGCTGGCTCTCCTCATGATCACCCACAATCTTGGCGTTGTGCGCGAAACCTCCCATCATGTCTATGTCATGAACAAGGGCGCGGTGGTGGAGGAAGGTCCTACTGCCGCGATCTTCGAAGCACCGAAAAGCGATTACACCAGGAGCTTGATTGCCGCCGTGCCGCGGCTGACCGGCGGTATGCGGTTCGGATCGGCCGAGGTTGGAGCATGA
- a CDS encoding ABC transporter permease yields MAELETLATESLRLSNAYQNWYRFSRNPTAAIGAAIVILTILAAIFAPYITPHPEHVGAAVNFRARHLPPSAEYWFGTDNVGRDIFTRVFFGARISLLLALVVVGTAVPFGTVLGLLAGYFGGWVEAVIMRLTDIALAIPPLVMALAVAAVLSPDLINSMLAIAGLWWTWHTRLIYSIARQLRSQEFVEAAETLGASKFHILFHEILPNCVSALAVKTSLDCGFVILVGASLSFLGLGIQPPTPDLGTMVSQGSAFLPDYWWESVLPGFAILFIALGFNLLGDGLRDLFDVQEVK; encoded by the coding sequence ATGGCCGAGCTCGAAACCTTGGCAACTGAATCCTTGCGCCTCTCCAACGCCTATCAGAACTGGTATCGCTTCTCGCGCAATCCGACGGCGGCGATCGGGGCGGCGATCGTCATCCTCACGATCCTCGCGGCCATTTTCGCCCCCTACATCACGCCGCATCCCGAACATGTCGGCGCCGCCGTCAATTTCCGCGCCCGGCACCTGCCGCCTTCCGCAGAATATTGGTTCGGCACCGACAATGTCGGCCGCGACATCTTCACCCGGGTGTTTTTCGGCGCCCGCATCTCGCTGCTGCTGGCACTGGTGGTGGTCGGCACCGCCGTACCGTTCGGTACCGTGCTTGGCTTGCTGGCCGGCTATTTCGGCGGCTGGGTGGAGGCCGTAATCATGCGGTTGACAGACATCGCGCTTGCCATCCCGCCGCTGGTCATGGCGTTGGCCGTTGCCGCAGTGCTGTCGCCTGATCTCATCAACTCGATGCTGGCGATCGCCGGTCTCTGGTGGACTTGGCACACCCGGCTGATCTATTCGATCGCACGGCAATTGCGCAGCCAGGAATTTGTCGAAGCGGCGGAAACGCTGGGTGCCTCGAAATTCCACATTCTCTTCCACGAAATCCTGCCGAACTGCGTCTCGGCGCTCGCGGTCAAGACCTCGCTCGATTGTGGCTTCGTCATCCTTGTTGGCGCATCGCTCTCCTTCCTCGGTCTTGGCATCCAGCCGCCGACGCCCGATCTCGGTACCATGGTGTCCCAGGGCTCGGCCTTCCTGCCGGATTACTGGTGGGAATCGGTGTTGCCCGGCTTCGCCATCCTGTTCATAGCCCTCGGCTTCAACCTGCTTGGCGATGGCCTGCGCGATCTCTTCGATGTTCAGGAGGTCAAATGA
- a CDS encoding ABC transporter permease, with protein sequence MEFLLSLVRRILWSILVLVGLSIVIFGIARGMPGDPARLALGPRATQEQVNGLSHSLGLDRPLYEQYGMFVSGLAKGDLGLSLLTKRPVNDDIRDTFAATFELVLATISLAFVLGVPLGVMAARWKDKWPDNLVRLIAIVSAVTPSFFLALLLQILAGYVLHILPTTGRLPPTMTFSADITGLITIDSLLHGRLDVFGEAWRYLLLPSIALSAATMGQIARITRASMIDVSSQDYIEAARAFGIPERLRVFKYMLRPSFVPPLTISGLEFASLIGNAFVIELVFAWPGMAAYGVRTIMQKDLNAVMGVVIVSGVFFVLVNLVIDVLVGFVDPRVRIWGHR encoded by the coding sequence TTGGAATTCCTGCTTTCCCTCGTCCGGCGAATACTGTGGTCGATCCTCGTCCTCGTGGGCCTGTCGATCGTGATCTTCGGCATCGCCCGCGGCATGCCGGGCGACCCGGCCCGGCTGGCGCTCGGGCCGCGGGCGACGCAGGAGCAGGTCAATGGGCTGTCCCACAGCCTCGGCCTCGACCGACCGCTCTACGAGCAATATGGCATGTTCGTCTCCGGCCTCGCCAAAGGCGATCTGGGCCTGTCGCTGCTCACCAAGCGGCCGGTTAACGACGACATCCGCGACACATTCGCGGCAACCTTCGAACTGGTACTGGCGACCATCAGTCTGGCCTTTGTGCTCGGTGTGCCGCTCGGCGTCATGGCCGCCCGCTGGAAGGACAAATGGCCGGATAATCTCGTGCGGCTGATCGCCATCGTCTCGGCTGTGACACCAAGCTTCTTCCTTGCGCTTCTCTTGCAGATTCTGGCCGGCTATGTGCTGCACATCCTGCCGACCACCGGGCGACTGCCGCCGACCATGACCTTTTCGGCCGACATTACCGGCCTGATAACGATAGACTCCCTTCTCCATGGTCGACTGGACGTTTTTGGCGAGGCATGGCGCTACCTGCTGCTGCCGTCGATCGCGCTTTCCGCCGCGACCATGGGCCAGATCGCCCGCATTACCCGCGCTTCGATGATCGATGTCTCCAGCCAGGACTATATCGAGGCAGCCCGCGCCTTCGGCATTCCAGAGCGGCTCAGGGTATTCAAATACATGCTGCGGCCCAGCTTCGTGCCGCCGCTCACCATATCCGGGCTGGAATTCGCGTCCTTGATCGGCAATGCCTTCGTGATCGAACTGGTGTTCGCCTGGCCGGGCATGGCGGCCTATGGCGTGCGCACGATCATGCAGAAGGATCTCAACGCCGTTATGGGCGTGGTGATCGTCTCCGGCGTGTTCTTCGTGCTGGTCAATCTCGTTATCGACGTGCTGGTAGGCTTCGTCGATCCCCGCGTCCGCATTTGGGGGCATCGCTGA
- a CDS encoding ABC transporter substrate-binding protein, with protein sequence MNKLRFFASTTALTLMIGSAGVSTASAETVVTMNTVQIFSTIDPAKISDYTDYMAAVNLYDGLVTVDSKGNLVPELAESWSMSPDAKEATFKLRADAKFSDGSPVTAADVVYTVNRLLKINQGPATLFAGVLRPGSVTAVDDKTVKFTLEKTFAPFLSTVPAIFIVNSKVAKANEGSDDGQTYFATHAAGAGAYQLKDWDRSAKMTIVRDKNYYKGFGKGPIDEVRFIITNDEATVKSLAASGELTMSSQFQSPDTYKALEEMGRFNIVSQDTTIAFYLKLNTKVPPTDDVHIRRAIALATDYQTVRHDIYPGGEMRGPLPNGFSDFYASDLPEQKYDLEAAKAEIAQSKYAGQEIPITLGWEAGTKYEEEIGLLMQSNLEQIGFKVTQQSNPWNRVTELASKVETTPAINQIFFGPTYPSPDSMFYAQYHSKSAGTWMSMEWLQDKDIDKMIDDARSTVDVKKQAEIYKQLQHKIVEAQPDVFLLTQRVQHAMDKCLTGFNAVPMQSFDYNFARYSWICK encoded by the coding sequence ATGAACAAGCTCAGATTTTTCGCGTCCACCACGGCGTTGACGCTGATGATCGGCTCGGCCGGCGTTTCCACTGCTTCCGCGGAAACGGTCGTTACCATGAACACGGTGCAAATCTTCAGCACAATCGACCCGGCCAAGATCTCCGATTATACCGACTACATGGCCGCCGTGAACCTTTATGACGGCCTGGTCACCGTCGATTCCAAGGGCAATTTGGTGCCCGAATTGGCCGAAAGCTGGTCGATGTCGCCGGATGCCAAGGAGGCGACGTTCAAGCTGCGTGCCGACGCCAAATTCTCGGACGGCTCGCCGGTCACCGCCGCCGATGTCGTCTACACCGTCAATCGCCTGCTGAAGATCAACCAAGGTCCGGCGACGCTGTTTGCCGGCGTGCTCAGGCCCGGCTCGGTGACCGCCGTCGACGACAAGACGGTGAAGTTCACGCTCGAAAAGACCTTCGCGCCCTTCCTGAGCACGGTGCCGGCGATCTTCATCGTCAATTCCAAGGTCGCCAAGGCCAATGAAGGCAGCGACGACGGCCAGACCTATTTCGCCACCCATGCGGCCGGGGCCGGCGCCTATCAGCTCAAGGACTGGGACCGCAGCGCGAAGATGACGATCGTGCGCGACAAGAACTACTATAAGGGTTTTGGCAAAGGCCCGATCGACGAGGTGCGCTTCATCATCACGAATGACGAGGCAACGGTGAAATCGCTGGCGGCCTCCGGCGAACTGACGATGTCGAGCCAGTTCCAGTCCCCCGATACCTACAAGGCGCTTGAGGAAATGGGGCGGTTCAACATCGTCAGCCAGGACACGACGATCGCCTTCTACCTGAAGCTCAACACCAAGGTGCCGCCGACCGACGACGTGCATATCCGCCGGGCGATCGCGCTCGCCACCGACTACCAGACTGTCCGCCACGACATTTATCCTGGAGGCGAGATGCGTGGCCCGCTGCCAAACGGTTTCTCGGATTTCTATGCCTCGGACCTGCCGGAGCAGAAATACGACCTCGAAGCGGCAAAGGCGGAGATCGCGCAATCGAAATATGCCGGCCAGGAAATCCCGATCACGCTCGGCTGGGAGGCCGGCACCAAGTACGAGGAAGAAATCGGCCTGCTCATGCAATCCAATCTCGAGCAGATTGGCTTCAAGGTGACCCAACAATCCAATCCGTGGAACCGGGTGACCGAGCTCGCCTCGAAGGTGGAGACGACGCCGGCGATCAACCAGATATTCTTCGGTCCGACCTATCCTTCGCCGGATTCGATGTTTTATGCTCAGTACCATTCCAAATCGGCCGGCACCTGGATGTCGATGGAATGGCTGCAGGATAAGGATATCGACAAGATGATCGACGACGCCCGCTCGACAGTCGACGTCAAGAAGCAGGCCGAGATCTACAAGCAATTGCAGCACAAGATCGTCGAAGCGCAGCCGGATGTGTTCCTGCTGACTCAGCGCGTGCAGCATGCCATGGACAAGTGTCTGACTGGCTTCAATGCCGTGCCGATGCAGTCCTTCGATTATAATTTCGCCCGCTATTCCTGGATCTGCAAATAA
- a CDS encoding helix-turn-helix transcriptional regulator, whose protein sequence is MNAVFPRTAIVHQILGRPEAIVVLEAPAGMGKSVILNQIARQKKLRVHADANPPKLQTNGLALWDIPPHAIAGPLPEQLLSGGSGAIIAKRPDTEIPGLPRALAYGAAHVLDREMLLVSAEEGERFFGPKQARRIMAVSGGWPLIAFRGDSFGNLSQFLRFEFLADMVDEELVDLKLLAEGAALPPRSSDGLFPIARVGQNRRLQLCAQGLSSHLSSAVEAVISERLSTPAGANAIAETYAEHARPVDAITTYQQVGFYDKALAEFNRAGGLFFIYFHGTAANDRVLAGFPASYAHQSEILVLSLALQSLKRGDISRARRLIADRFGDSANDVETVFASRTLFSREFREFRFLMLIYEDHQFSEELLATLFNLIAEFPGDAHLFRGTFYNSMLEYYIRRREFAKAEQMAQRAMHHYQSAHAPILSFYISLHQAMMALMKGDTIAARKHAMLSAKSLSEVPFETPNDMRLQALLEACVEYDGGRAESLARFLNTEIDDFSHSEIWPSLMEFTLLYGSQAMATHFSLLAARGFLDRWRVYQISNHAFQAMVSIREAIILQNANRWSEAATRLRSIGTSIDSDWVLAHPGDVSRLVDRDDISLLLAWMRQILHEQPDLPQIETLLAATLSNLSITDRQRMGVNVWLAHVHRRRRDLTKARAILLRVFEDAARLGSIAPLAEEKLFLGELLDNKRISEFLGASSSARQVIRKLRDSGHLSPVPGIRSELSRRENKILVIVSEGAANKSIAVMLGVSEATVKFHLGNVYRKLGCRTRQEAISIARATGIVG, encoded by the coding sequence ATGAATGCGGTCTTCCCACGCACGGCAATCGTCCACCAGATTCTGGGCCGCCCTGAGGCGATTGTCGTCCTAGAGGCCCCCGCCGGCATGGGCAAGTCGGTGATTTTGAACCAGATCGCCCGGCAGAAAAAGCTCAGGGTTCATGCCGACGCCAACCCGCCGAAGCTGCAAACCAACGGGCTTGCGCTGTGGGACATCCCGCCCCATGCGATTGCGGGACCGTTGCCGGAGCAGCTTCTGTCCGGCGGCAGCGGGGCCATAATCGCTAAACGCCCGGACACGGAAATACCAGGCCTGCCCCGCGCTCTCGCCTATGGCGCGGCACATGTGCTGGATCGGGAGATGCTGCTGGTTTCCGCCGAGGAGGGCGAGCGATTCTTTGGACCGAAGCAGGCGAGGCGGATAATGGCGGTTTCGGGTGGATGGCCGCTCATTGCTTTCCGCGGCGACAGCTTTGGCAACCTGTCGCAGTTCCTGCGCTTCGAGTTTCTCGCTGATATGGTTGACGAAGAATTGGTAGATCTGAAGCTGCTTGCCGAAGGTGCCGCGCTACCGCCTCGCAGCAGTGATGGACTTTTTCCGATAGCGCGGGTGGGACAGAATCGCCGACTTCAGCTTTGCGCGCAGGGTCTCTCCAGCCACTTGTCCTCAGCTGTCGAGGCGGTGATATCGGAGCGCCTGTCGACACCGGCGGGCGCCAATGCGATTGCCGAAACCTATGCCGAACACGCAAGGCCGGTGGATGCGATCACCACATACCAACAGGTCGGCTTTTACGACAAGGCGCTGGCCGAGTTCAACCGCGCCGGCGGCCTGTTCTTCATCTACTTCCACGGCACTGCCGCAAACGACCGCGTGCTTGCCGGCTTTCCTGCTAGCTACGCGCATCAAAGCGAAATCCTTGTCCTGTCGCTGGCGCTGCAGTCGCTCAAGCGCGGGGATATTTCTCGGGCACGGCGGCTGATCGCCGACCGGTTCGGCGACAGCGCCAATGATGTCGAGACCGTGTTCGCCTCGCGCACGCTGTTCTCCCGCGAGTTCCGGGAATTCCGCTTCCTGATGCTGATCTATGAGGATCACCAGTTCAGTGAGGAACTGCTCGCCACACTTTTCAACTTGATTGCCGAATTCCCGGGTGACGCGCATCTCTTCCGCGGCACTTTTTACAATTCGATGCTGGAATATTACATCCGCCGCCGCGAATTCGCCAAGGCCGAGCAGATGGCGCAGCGGGCCATGCATCACTATCAGTCCGCCCATGCGCCGATACTCAGCTTCTATATCAGCCTGCACCAGGCGATGATGGCGTTGATGAAAGGCGACACGATCGCGGCCCGCAAACATGCGATGCTATCGGCGAAGAGCCTCTCGGAGGTGCCGTTCGAAACGCCGAACGACATGCGGCTGCAGGCGCTCTTGGAGGCTTGCGTCGAATATGACGGCGGCCGGGCCGAATCTTTGGCGCGCTTCCTCAACACCGAAATCGACGATTTTTCGCATAGCGAGATCTGGCCGAGCCTTATGGAATTCACCCTACTCTATGGCAGCCAGGCGATGGCCACCCATTTCTCGCTGCTGGCGGCGCGCGGGTTCCTTGACCGCTGGCGGGTGTATCAAATTTCCAACCATGCCTTCCAGGCCATGGTTAGCATCCGCGAGGCCATCATCCTCCAGAATGCCAATCGCTGGTCGGAGGCCGCGACGCGGCTGAGAAGCATCGGCACATCAATCGATAGCGACTGGGTGCTCGCCCATCCCGGCGACGTGTCCCGCCTGGTCGACCGCGACGATATCAGCTTGCTGCTAGCCTGGATGCGGCAAATCCTGCATGAGCAGCCCGATCTGCCGCAGATCGAAACGCTGCTCGCCGCTACATTGAGCAATTTGAGTATCACGGACCGGCAGCGTATGGGGGTCAACGTCTGGCTCGCCCATGTCCACCGCCGTCGGCGGGATCTCACCAAGGCGCGCGCCATCCTGCTGCGCGTGTTCGAGGATGCGGCCCGACTGGGTTCGATCGCGCCGCTTGCCGAGGAGAAACTCTTCCTCGGCGAACTGTTGGACAACAAGCGCATCAGCGAATTCCTCGGCGCTTCCTCATCGGCACGCCAGGTGATCCGCAAACTGCGCGACAGCGGCCATCTGAGCCCCGTCCCCGGCATCCGCAGCGAACTGTCGCGGCGTGAAAACAAGATTCTGGTGATCGTCTCCGAGGGTGCCGCCAACAAATCGATCGCCGTCATGCTCGGCGTCAGCGAGGCGACGGTGAAATTTCATCTGGGTAACGTCTATCGCAAGCTCGGCTGCCGGACCCGGCAGGAAGCGATCAGCATCGCCAGGGCTACCGGGATCGTGGGCTAG
- a CDS encoding IS5 family transposase, protein MRPKERRESGQTDLLRSRLDQILNMDHALVQLAKAIDWRFLEERLGAVYDDDPGRPPLPTRLMAGRAILKSMHNLSDEALCERWLENPYYQQFCGEEFFQHRLPFDRTSLTRWRLRMGEERLMALLQESLAAATRLGAAKPADFRAVIVDTTVQEKAITFPTDAKLMHRARERLVKLARKHGIGLRQSYARVGKFALIKHQRYAHAKQFKRANRALKRLRTMLGAVIRDITRKLAGRPELSQPFALPLSLARRVRDQRQRERGKKLYSLHAPEVECIGKGKAHKPYEFGVKVSVATTLQRSRGGQFVAHVKALPGNPYDGHTLATVIPAIETAVGVTLGKIVTDAGYRGHNAPKDKMFKVHVAGYRRGLTKTIKRALRRRAAVEPVIGHLKNDHRMGRNFLAFAEGDANNAVLAAVGYNFSLLLNWLRLLCAFFLALFAAAATLPLQSRSA, encoded by the coding sequence ATGCGGCCGAAGGAACGGCGCGAGAGCGGCCAGACCGACCTGTTGCGATCCCGGCTCGACCAGATCCTCAATATGGATCATGCGCTTGTGCAACTGGCCAAGGCGATCGACTGGCGCTTTTTGGAAGAACGGCTTGGCGCGGTCTATGACGACGATCCCGGCCGGCCGCCGCTGCCGACACGGCTGATGGCGGGCCGGGCCATCCTCAAGTCGATGCACAACCTGTCCGACGAGGCGCTGTGCGAGCGCTGGCTGGAGAACCCCTATTACCAGCAGTTCTGCGGGGAAGAGTTCTTCCAGCACCGCCTGCCCTTCGACCGCACCTCGCTGACGCGCTGGCGTCTGCGCATGGGCGAGGAGCGGCTGATGGCCTTGCTCCAGGAGAGCCTTGCGGCAGCGACCCGGTTGGGCGCGGCCAAACCGGCGGACTTCCGTGCGGTGATCGTCGACACCACCGTGCAGGAGAAGGCCATCACTTTCCCGACCGACGCCAAGCTGATGCATCGCGCCCGCGAGCGGCTGGTGAAGCTGGCCAGGAAACATGGCATCGGCCTGCGCCAGTCCTATGCGCGGGTCGGCAAGTTCGCGCTGATCAAGCATCAGCGTTATGCCCACGCCAAGCAGTTCAAGCGGGCCAACCGGGCGCTCAAGCGACTGCGCACCATGCTCGGTGCGGTGATCCGCGACATCACCCGCAAGCTCGCCGGGCGGCCGGAACTGTCGCAGCCCTTCGCCCTGCCGCTGTCGCTGGCCCGACGTGTCAGGGACCAGCGCCAGCGCGAGCGGGGCAAGAAGCTCTACTCCCTGCATGCTCCCGAGGTGGAGTGCATCGGCAAGGGCAAGGCCCACAAGCCCTATGAGTTCGGCGTCAAGGTCTCGGTCGCCACCACGCTGCAGCGCAGCCGCGGCGGCCAGTTCGTCGCCCACGTCAAGGCGCTGCCCGGCAATCCCTATGATGGCCACACGCTGGCCACCGTCATCCCCGCCATCGAGACCGCGGTCGGCGTCACCCTCGGCAAGATCGTCACCGATGCCGGCTATCGCGGCCACAACGCGCCGAAGGACAAGATGTTCAAGGTTCATGTCGCCGGCTACAGGCGCGGCCTCACCAAGACCATCAAGCGGGCACTGCGACGCCGGGCCGCCGTCGAACCGGTCATCGGCCATCTCAAGAACGACCATCGCATGGGCCGCAACTTCCTGGCCTTCGCCGAAGGCGATGCCAACAACGCAGTGCTCGCCGCCGTCGGCTACAACTTCAGCCTCTTGCTCAACTGGCTGAGGCTTTTGTGTGCCTTCTTCCTGGCGCTGTTCGCAGCCGCCGCAACGCTGCCGCTCCAGTCACGATCAGCCTAA